A genomic segment from Limisphaera ngatamarikiensis encodes:
- the mfd gene encoding transcription-repair coupling factor, which yields MEVPGWTRWETTPAARELVRRVEAGAVCCAGRVAEPARPFLVAWLHRCFGDRPLVVVVPDARRLDGFQQDLETWLRVMEGREEWAGAGSAEAEPGAGQVLTFPAWEVLPGEDGLPHVDTVSERLETLVRLAEVRLGGGSGLVIVTSGVALMQRTFAPGELERRLRRVRRGDRIDPLELVEWLEAQGYEPEVQVTQKPEVSMRGGIVDVFPPTEPWPVRLEFFGDTVESIREFDPLTQVSRGQRESVVLGPAGELGLIRRALRSAAAGEGAGPELGGLAEHWPPGTVVVWSDPMEVRLRARELLQGVGVEDPCWSDWAGVEDRVRSRAAAQVVLGAGAEVWETPDGLRGSVEGGGAGVAVGLEEGVSGLSGEEVVWEDLEVFRPLPERPPPPEVAEVQRRAFFEQMHRWLRQGMSVVVFCPTTGERQRFEELWVDLTPAGDGLRPEVHAGSLRRGFWSAGAGLVVVSDAEVFGRTRVPRPRRLKSRHAAAMRSVFEIDFSEWEVGDLVVHLNYGIGRYLGLTTLPEGGAGGPGGTECLVLEYAPEEPGQPPPRLYVPVSEAHLVSKYVGAGRVRPPLHTLSGHRWRLARERAERAVRDVAAELLAVAAARAARPGHAFGPDTPWQREFEAAFPYEETPDQLRTIAEVKADMERPRPMDRLVCGDVGFGKTEVALRAAFKAVMDGKQVAVLVPTTVLAQQHYNTFRDRMADYPVRVELLSRFRTRGEQRRVIEGLASGAVDIVIGTHRLLQPDVRFRDLGLVVVDEEQRFGVLHKERLKQLRTEVDVLTLSATPIPRTLYLALMGARDLSLIQTPPQDRLPVETIVIPWDDGVIRQAILRELNRGGQVYFLHNRVTTIETMRARLQALVPEARIVVGHGQMKAEELEEVMTRFVNGEADVLLSTTIIESGLDIPNANTIIIDRADRFGLSDLYQLRGRVGRYKHQAYAYLLLPRHGRLLTQVRKRLSAVRQYASLGSGFKVAMRDLEIRGAGNLLGPEQSGHITAVGFELYCQLLQQSIAALQGKPLPRRVEVTLRLDFLDVLSGGAGEVGGPAAFLPHRYVPEPRHRIEVYRRLAQVTDEEGLKALEAELRDRFGPLPEPVEWLLWTVRIKLAAAARGITHVEVRQDRLMLSRQGDWLQWNGRFPRLTRKAPGARLREILRFLEGLPRVSEVAVPAGLGSGGDRGSTGV from the coding sequence CTGCGTGGGAGGTGTTGCCGGGAGAGGATGGGCTGCCGCATGTGGACACGGTGAGTGAGCGGCTGGAGACGCTGGTGCGGCTGGCGGAGGTGCGGTTGGGTGGCGGGTCGGGGCTGGTGATTGTGACGAGTGGTGTGGCGTTGATGCAGCGGACGTTTGCGCCCGGGGAGCTGGAGAGGCGGCTGCGGCGGGTGCGGCGGGGGGATCGGATCGATCCGTTGGAGCTGGTGGAGTGGCTGGAGGCGCAGGGGTACGAGCCGGAGGTGCAGGTCACGCAGAAGCCGGAGGTGTCGATGCGGGGTGGGATTGTGGATGTGTTTCCGCCGACGGAACCGTGGCCGGTGCGGCTGGAGTTTTTTGGGGACACGGTGGAGTCGATTCGGGAGTTTGATCCGCTGACGCAGGTTTCGCGGGGGCAGCGGGAGTCGGTGGTGTTGGGGCCGGCCGGGGAGCTGGGGTTGATTCGGCGGGCGTTGCGGAGTGCGGCGGCTGGTGAGGGGGCGGGGCCGGAGCTTGGGGGGTTGGCGGAGCATTGGCCGCCGGGGACGGTGGTGGTGTGGAGTGATCCGATGGAGGTGCGGTTGCGGGCGAGGGAATTGTTGCAGGGCGTGGGTGTGGAGGATCCGTGTTGGAGTGATTGGGCCGGGGTGGAGGATCGGGTGCGGTCGCGGGCGGCTGCGCAAGTGGTGTTGGGTGCCGGGGCGGAGGTGTGGGAGACTCCGGACGGTTTGCGGGGGTCGGTGGAGGGTGGCGGGGCGGGGGTTGCGGTGGGGTTGGAGGAAGGGGTGTCGGGTTTGAGCGGGGAGGAGGTGGTGTGGGAGGACCTTGAGGTGTTTCGGCCGTTGCCGGAGCGGCCGCCGCCGCCGGAGGTGGCCGAGGTACAGCGGCGGGCGTTTTTCGAGCAGATGCACCGGTGGTTGCGGCAGGGGATGTCGGTGGTGGTGTTTTGTCCTACGACGGGTGAACGGCAGCGGTTTGAGGAGTTGTGGGTGGATTTGACGCCGGCGGGGGATGGGCTTCGGCCGGAGGTGCATGCGGGATCGTTGCGGCGCGGGTTTTGGTCGGCCGGTGCAGGTTTGGTGGTGGTGTCGGATGCGGAGGTGTTTGGTCGGACCCGGGTACCGCGGCCGCGGCGGCTGAAATCGCGGCATGCGGCGGCGATGCGGTCGGTGTTTGAGATCGATTTTTCGGAGTGGGAGGTGGGGGATTTGGTGGTGCATTTGAATTACGGGATTGGGCGGTATCTGGGATTGACGACGTTGCCGGAGGGGGGTGCGGGTGGGCCGGGGGGGACGGAGTGTCTGGTGTTGGAGTATGCGCCGGAGGAGCCGGGCCAGCCGCCGCCGCGGTTGTACGTGCCGGTGAGCGAGGCGCATTTGGTGAGCAAGTATGTGGGTGCGGGCCGGGTGCGGCCGCCGCTGCATACGTTGAGCGGGCATCGGTGGCGGCTGGCGCGGGAGCGTGCGGAGCGTGCGGTGCGGGATGTGGCGGCGGAGCTGTTGGCGGTGGCGGCGGCGCGGGCGGCGCGGCCGGGGCATGCGTTCGGGCCGGACACGCCCTGGCAGCGGGAGTTTGAGGCGGCGTTTCCGTATGAGGAGACGCCGGACCAGTTGCGGACAATTGCGGAGGTGAAGGCGGACATGGAACGGCCGCGGCCGATGGACCGGCTGGTGTGCGGGGATGTGGGTTTTGGGAAGACGGAGGTGGCGTTGCGGGCGGCGTTCAAGGCGGTGATGGACGGCAAGCAGGTGGCGGTGCTGGTGCCCACGACGGTGCTGGCGCAGCAGCATTACAACACGTTTCGGGATCGGATGGCGGATTACCCGGTGCGGGTGGAGTTGTTGTCGCGGTTTCGGACCCGCGGGGAGCAGAGGCGGGTGATTGAGGGGTTGGCCAGCGGGGCGGTGGACATTGTGATCGGGACGCACCGGTTGCTGCAGCCGGATGTGCGGTTTCGGGATCTGGGGTTGGTGGTGGTGGATGAGGAGCAGCGGTTCGGCGTGTTGCACAAGGAACGGCTGAAGCAGTTGCGGACGGAGGTGGATGTGCTGACGTTGAGCGCGACGCCGATTCCGCGGACGTTGTATCTGGCGTTGATGGGGGCGCGGGATTTGAGTTTGATCCAGACGCCGCCGCAGGACCGGTTGCCGGTGGAGACGATTGTGATTCCGTGGGATGACGGGGTGATTCGGCAGGCGATTTTGCGGGAGTTGAACCGGGGCGGCCAGGTGTACTTTTTGCACAATCGGGTGACGACGATTGAGACGATGCGGGCGCGGCTGCAGGCGCTGGTGCCGGAGGCGCGGATCGTGGTGGGGCACGGTCAGATGAAGGCGGAGGAGCTGGAGGAGGTGATGACGCGGTTTGTGAACGGGGAGGCGGACGTGCTGTTGAGCACGACGATTATTGAGAGCGGCCTGGACATCCCGAATGCCAACACGATCATCATTGATCGGGCGGACCGGTTCGGGCTGAGCGATTTGTACCAGTTGCGGGGCCGGGTGGGCCGCTACAAGCACCAGGCGTACGCGTATTTGTTGTTGCCGCGGCACGGGCGGTTGTTGACCCAGGTGCGGAAACGGTTGAGTGCGGTGCGGCAGTATGCGTCGTTGGGTAGCGGGTTCAAGGTGGCCATGCGGGATTTGGAGATCCGGGGGGCGGGCAATCTGTTGGGTCCGGAGCAGAGCGGGCACATTACCGCGGTGGGGTTTGAGCTGTACTGCCAGTTGCTGCAGCAGAGCATCGCGGCGCTGCAGGGCAAACCGTTGCCGCGGCGGGTGGAGGTGACGCTGCGGCTGGATTTTCTGGATGTGCTGTCGGGGGGCGCGGGCGAGGTTGGGGGCCCGGCGGCGTTTTTGCCGCATCGGTATGTACCGGAGCCGCGGCATCGGATCGAGGTGTATCGGCGGCTGGCGCAGGTGACGGATGAGGAGGGGTTGAAGGCGCTGGAGGCTGAATTGCGGGACCGGTTTGGTCCGTTGCCGGAACCGGTGGAATGGTTGCTGTGGACGGTGCGGATCAAGCTGGCGGCGGCGGCCCGGGGGATCACGCATGTGGAGGTGCGGCAGGATCGATTGATGCTGAGCCGGCAGGGGGATTGGTTGCAGTGGAATGGCCGGTTTCCGCGTTTGACACGGAAGGCACCGGGGGCGCGGCTGAGGGAGATTTTGCGGTTTTTGGAGGGGCTGCCGCGGGTGTCTGAAGTGGCTGTGCCGGCGGGGTTGGGGTCGGGTGGGGACCGGGGAAGCACCGGGGTGTGA